A genome region from Prionailurus bengalensis isolate Pbe53 chromosome B4, Fcat_Pben_1.1_paternal_pri, whole genome shotgun sequence includes the following:
- the DAZAP2 gene encoding DAZ-associated protein 2 isoform X2 produces MNSKGQYPTQPTYPVQPPGNPVYPQTLHLPQAPPYTDAPPAYSELYRPSFVHPGAATVPTMSAAFPGASLYLPMAQSVAVGPLGSTIPMAYYPVGPIYPPASTPWMPSQCCSACSHAGSQCPRNSAEGKLLHGWLRWWLHHLVKNQGHLCAEKDITYLQHFSQCNCFSHINLKLQFRHMLLGCLSGAQTFRHFSNLIRNHVMVAVPP; encoded by the exons ATGAACAGCAAAG GTCAATACCCGACACAGCCAACCTACCCTGTGCAGCCTCCTGGGAATCCAGTGTACCCTCAGACCTTGCATCTTCCTCAGGCTCCACCCTACACTGATGCCCCGCCTGCCTACTCAGAG CTCTATCGTCCGAGCTTTGTGCACCCAGGGGCTGCCACAGTCCCCACCATGTCGGCTGCGTTTCCTGGAGCCTCCCTGTATCTTCCCATGGCCCAATCTGTGGCTGTTGGACCTTTAGGTTCCACAATCCCTATGGCTTATTATCCAGTTGGTCCCATCTATCCACCTG cCTCCACCCCCTGGATGCCCTCCCAATGCTGCTCAGCTTGCAGTCATGCAGGGAGCCAATGTCCTCGTAACTCAGCGGAAGGGAAACTTCTtcatgggtggctcagatggtggCTACACCATCTGGTGAAGAACCAAGGCCACCTCTGTGCCGAGAAAGACATCACATACCTTCAGCACTTCTCACAATGTAACTGCTTTAGTCATATTAACCTGAAGTTGCAGTTTAGACACATGTTGTTGGGGTGTCTTTCTGGTGCCCAAACTTTCAGGCACTTTTCAAACTTAATAAGGAACCATGTAATGGTAGCAGTACCTCCTTAA
- the DAZAP2 gene encoding DAZ-associated protein 2 isoform X1, whose translation MNSKGQYPTQPTYPVQPPGNPVYPQTLHLPQAPPYTDAPPAYSELYRPSFVHPGAATVPTMSAAFPGASLYLPMAQSVAVGPLGSTIPMAYYPVGPIYPPGSAVLVEGGYDAGARFGAGAAAGNIPPPPPGCPPNAAQLAVMQGANVLVTQRKGNFFMGGSDGGYTIW comes from the exons ATGAACAGCAAAG GTCAATACCCGACACAGCCAACCTACCCTGTGCAGCCTCCTGGGAATCCAGTGTACCCTCAGACCTTGCATCTTCCTCAGGCTCCACCCTACACTGATGCCCCGCCTGCCTACTCAGAG CTCTATCGTCCGAGCTTTGTGCACCCAGGGGCTGCCACAGTCCCCACCATGTCGGCTGCGTTTCCTGGAGCCTCCCTGTATCTTCCCATGGCCCAATCTGTGGCTGTTGGACCTTTAGGTTCCACAATCCCTATGGCTTATTATCCAGTTGGTCCCATCTATCCACCTGGTTCAGCAGTGCTGGTGGAAGGAGGGTACGATGCAGGTGCCAGATTTGGAGCTGGGGCTGCTGCTGGCAACATTCCT cCTCCACCCCCTGGATGCCCTCCCAATGCTGCTCAGCTTGCAGTCATGCAGGGAGCCAATGTCCTCGTAACTCAGCGGAAGGGAAACTTCTtcatgggtggctcagatggtggCTACACCATCTGGTGA